In Candidatus Reconcilbacillus cellulovorans, the following proteins share a genomic window:
- a CDS encoding preprotein translocase subunit SecG, with translation MVTALKVLLVIVSLGLISTVLLQRGKSAGLSGAITGGAEHLFGRQKARGLDLFLQRLTMGFAATFFILALLVGYFVK, from the coding sequence ATGGTTACGGCGTTGAAAGTGCTGCTCGTCATCGTGTCGCTCGGGCTGATTTCCACCGTGCTGCTGCAGCGCGGCAAAAGCGCCGGGCTGTCGGGCGCAATTACCGGCGGCGCGGAGCATCTGTTCGGCCGGCAGAAAGCGCGTGGGCTCGACCTGTTTTTGCAACGGCTGACGATGGGATTTGCCGCGACGTTTTTCATTTTGGCGCTGCTCGTCGGCTATTTCGTGAAATGA